From Nicotiana tabacum cultivar K326 chromosome 15, ASM71507v2, whole genome shotgun sequence, the proteins below share one genomic window:
- the LOC107773157 gene encoding uncharacterized protein LOC107773157 → MESVGTFFDEECQSLSRMFFTENSDFLFQLQCDHPSALTWHDQEANKNVTDNTNIEGSFYSSPSHTFNSNIEYFSQENSNDSRGSDGMFFLNNTSHEYLQHYNGVTNLLQVTNNHPDESTDFYMMGHKNLENSSVNPAFQDDDFMKEMVSLKDDIGKEMLLKRKLHEVELQSVAEDQKLEETKNPKKSKVSREGPKNKKSAQPKVKKNHKNIQINNEEVGDQQETNNAANCKSGQSISSCSSEEDSNASQELNTNSDTKSNFNSKTRASRGTATDPQSLYARRRREKINERLKILQNLVPNGTKVDISTMLEEAVQYVKFLQLQIKLLSSDDMWMYAPIAYNGMEMDLSHT, encoded by the exons ATGGAGTCTGTGGGAACTTTTTTTGATGAAGAATGTCAATCTTTGAGCAGAATGTTCTTTACTGAAAATTCAGATTTCTTGTTTCAATTGCAATGTGATCATCCTTCAGCCTTAACTTGGCATGATCAAGAAGCTAACAAGAATGTGACTGACAATACAAACATTGAAGGGAGTTTTTACTCTTCTCCTTCTCATACTTTTAACAGTAACATAGAGTATTTTTCTCAAGAAAATAGCAATGACAGCAGAGGAAGTGATGGTATGTTTTTTCTCAACAATACAAGTCATGAGTATCTGCAACATTATAATGGTGTTACTAACCTCCTTCAAGTAACAAACAACCACCCTGATGAGTCCACTGATTTTTACATGATGGGCCACAAAAATCTTGAAAATTCATCGGTTAATCCAGCGTTTCAAGACGACGATTTCATGAAAGAAATGGTCAGCCTGAAAGATGACATAGGCAAGGAAATGCTGCTAAAGAGGAAGTTGCATGAAGTAGAACTTCAATCAGTAGCAGAGGATCAGAAATTGGAGGAAACTAAAAATCCCAAGAAATCAAAGGTGTCAAGAGAG GGACCAAAAAATAAGAAGAGTGCCCAGCCAAAAGTAAAAAAGAACCACAAAAACATCCAAATTAACAATGAAGAAGTAGGAGATCAGCAAGAGACTAATAATGCAGCAAATTGTAAGAGTGGACAGAGCATAAGTAGTTGTAGCTCTGAGGAAGATTCCAATGCTTCTCAGGAATTAAACACAAATTCTGACACTAAAAGCAACTTTAATAGTAAAACAAGGGCCAGCAGAGGGACTGCAACAGATCCCCAGAGCCTTTATGCAAGG agaagaagagagaaaatcAATGAAAGATTGAAGATCCTGCAGAATCTTGTCCCCAATGGCACAAAG GTTGACATAAGCACAATGCTTGAAGAAGCCGTCCAATATGTGAAGTTTCTGCAGCTACAAATTAAG TTACTGAGCTCGGATGATATGTGGATGTATGCTCCAATTGCTTACAATGGAATGGAGATGGACCTCTCTCATACCTAG